The following are encoded in a window of Haliaeetus albicilla chromosome 1, bHalAlb1.1, whole genome shotgun sequence genomic DNA:
- the LYAR gene encoding cell growth-regulating nucleolar protein isoform X2, translating to MQRVWRICEESASRKTREHLQKLSVPFLHGLWQGFLKIHEVMKKPNISPKVRNILEQMRVFDNIPRKKVKFQNWMKNSLRITDSTLQDQVWDIFSEATRNISSEKEQDKPQQKKEGQSAETGEKTMAEENGITDDKIERKKNKRERKEERQKNKKKEKKDLKLENQSEVKKSKKSKKGKESLENEFEINGNGHQGETEEETNVKKRKHKHAEDEPHITTKRMKTENVSEDMETENTNGNEENAGTDKGKFNWKGTIKAVLKQAPDNEISIKKLRKKVIAQYYAIAGEHHKSEEDILVIFNKKVNNNPKFKVLKDKVKLLK from the exons ATGCAACGCGTGTGGAGAATCTGTGAAGAAAGCGCAAGTCGAAAAACACGTGAACATCTGCAGAAACTGTCAGTGCCTTTCTTGCATGGATTGTGGCAAGGATTTCTG aaaATTCATGAAGTAATGAAGAAGCCAAACATAAGCCCTAAAGTGCGGAACATTCTGGAGCAAATGCGTGTCTTTGATAatattccaagaaaaaaagtaaagtttcAG aATTGGATGAAGAATAGTTTGAGAATTACTGACAGCACTTTGCAAGACCAGGTGTGGGATATTTTCTCTGAAGCAACCAGAAAC ATTTCAAGTGAAAAAGAGCAAGACAAACCACAACAGAAGAAGGAGGGGCAGTCTGcagaaactggggaaaaaacaatggcagaagaaaatggaattacAGATGATAAAattgagaggaaaaagaataagaGAGAACgaaaagaagagagacaaaagaacaaaaagaaggagaaaaaagacttGAAATTAGAAAACCAGTCAGAAgtaaaaaagagtaaaaagtccaaaaaaggaaaggagagctTGGAGaatgaatttgaaataaatggaaatggcCATCAGGgtgaaacagaagaggaaacaaatgTAAAGAAACGCAAACATAAACATGCAGAAG ACGAACCTCATATCACAACAAAgagaatgaaaactgaaaatgtttcagaagacatggaaacagaaaacaccaaTGGCAATGAAGAAAATGCGGGAACAGATAAAG GTAAATTCAACTGGAAAGGAACGATCAAAGCTGTTCTGAAACAGGCTCCAGACAAtgaaatttcaattaaaaaactaagaaaaaag GTTATAGCTCAGTATTACGCAATAGCTGGTGAACATCACAAATCAGAAGAGGATATTCTAGTTATATTTAATAAGAAAGTGAATAACAATCCcaaatttaaagttttaaagGACAAAGTTAAACTCCTGAAATAA
- the LYAR gene encoding cell growth-regulating nucleolar protein isoform X1 → MVVFTCNACGESVKKAQVEKHVNICRNCQCLSCMDCGKDFWGDDYKEHVKCVSEDQKYGGKDFEAKTNKGDAKQQEWIQKIHEVMKKPNISPKVRNILEQMRVFDNIPRKKVKFQNWMKNSLRITDSTLQDQVWDIFSEATRNISSEKEQDKPQQKKEGQSAETGEKTMAEENGITDDKIERKKNKRERKEERQKNKKKEKKDLKLENQSEVKKSKKSKKGKESLENEFEINGNGHQGETEEETNVKKRKHKHAEDEPHITTKRMKTENVSEDMETENTNGNEENAGTDKGKFNWKGTIKAVLKQAPDNEISIKKLRKKVIAQYYAIAGEHHKSEEDILVIFNKKVNNNPKFKVLKDKVKLLK, encoded by the exons ATGGTCGTTTTCACATGCAACGCGTGTGGAGAATCTGTGAAGAAAGCGCAAGTCGAAAAACACGTGAACATCTGCAGAAACTGTCAGTGCCTTTCTTGCATGGATTGTGGCAAGGATTTCTG GGGTGATGATTATAAGGAACACGTGAAGTGCGTAAGTGAAGACCAGAAATACGGTGGAAAAGATTTTGAAGCCAAAACTAACAAAGGAGATGCTAAACAACAGGAGTGGATTCAG aaaATTCATGAAGTAATGAAGAAGCCAAACATAAGCCCTAAAGTGCGGAACATTCTGGAGCAAATGCGTGTCTTTGATAatattccaagaaaaaaagtaaagtttcAG aATTGGATGAAGAATAGTTTGAGAATTACTGACAGCACTTTGCAAGACCAGGTGTGGGATATTTTCTCTGAAGCAACCAGAAAC ATTTCAAGTGAAAAAGAGCAAGACAAACCACAACAGAAGAAGGAGGGGCAGTCTGcagaaactggggaaaaaacaatggcagaagaaaatggaattacAGATGATAAAattgagaggaaaaagaataagaGAGAACgaaaagaagagagacaaaagaacaaaaagaaggagaaaaaagacttGAAATTAGAAAACCAGTCAGAAgtaaaaaagagtaaaaagtccaaaaaaggaaaggagagctTGGAGaatgaatttgaaataaatggaaatggcCATCAGGgtgaaacagaagaggaaacaaatgTAAAGAAACGCAAACATAAACATGCAGAAG ACGAACCTCATATCACAACAAAgagaatgaaaactgaaaatgtttcagaagacatggaaacagaaaacaccaaTGGCAATGAAGAAAATGCGGGAACAGATAAAG GTAAATTCAACTGGAAAGGAACGATCAAAGCTGTTCTGAAACAGGCTCCAGACAAtgaaatttcaattaaaaaactaagaaaaaag GTTATAGCTCAGTATTACGCAATAGCTGGTGAACATCACAAATCAGAAGAGGATATTCTAGTTATATTTAATAAGAAAGTGAATAACAATCCcaaatttaaagttttaaagGACAAAGTTAAACTCCTGAAATAA